A region of Leclercia adecarboxylata DNA encodes the following proteins:
- the fabR gene encoding HTH-type transcriptional repressor FabR, translated as MMGVRAQQKEKTRRSLVEAAFSQLSAERSFASLSLREVAREAGIAPTSFYRHFRDVDELGLTMVDESGLMLRQLMRQARQRIAKGGSVIRTSVSTFMEFIGNNPNAFRLLLRERSGTSAAFRAAVAREIQHFIAELADYLELENHMPRAFTEAQAEAMVTIVFSAGAEALDVSVEQRKQLEERLVLQLRMISKGAYYWYRREQEKLAHQSDE; from the coding sequence GTGATGGGCGTAAGAGCACAACAAAAAGAGAAAACCCGGCGTTCGCTGGTGGAAGCCGCATTCAGTCAACTGAGTGCTGAGCGGAGTTTTGCCAGTCTGAGCCTGCGCGAGGTCGCACGCGAAGCCGGGATTGCGCCTACCTCTTTCTATCGTCATTTCCGTGACGTAGATGAACTGGGTCTGACCATGGTGGATGAGAGCGGGCTGATGCTGCGCCAGCTGATGCGCCAGGCGCGTCAGCGTATCGCTAAAGGGGGCAGCGTGATCCGCACCTCCGTTTCCACTTTTATGGAGTTTATCGGCAATAATCCCAACGCGTTTCGTTTATTGTTACGGGAACGTTCTGGCACCTCGGCAGCATTCCGTGCCGCAGTGGCCCGCGAGATTCAGCATTTTATTGCGGAACTTGCCGACTATCTTGAACTCGAAAACCATATGCCGCGCGCCTTCACTGAGGCGCAGGCCGAGGCGATGGTCACAATAGTCTTCAGTGCGGGCGCCGAAGCACTGGATGTGAGCGTTGAACAACGCAAGCAACTCGAAGAGCGACTGGTATTGCAACTGCGGATGATCTCTAAAGGGGCTTATTACTGGTATCGCCGTGAACAAGAAAAACTGGCGCATCAATCCGATGAGTGA